The Helianthus annuus cultivar XRQ/B chromosome 15, HanXRQr2.0-SUNRISE, whole genome shotgun sequence genomic sequence TCGCTTGCTGACCTAATGGACGAAAGGAAATACAACACAAGGGTAAGAGTTGTGTACGCGACACAAGAATAAAGAAGatttggcacatatcgtaccagcttgatgatcggagtgtcgcactctggtcaaagataatatttataagccctatttacccttaacaatagctagtggtagcaaggggtcgaaccaaaaagagtatgtggtttgcgagtggattcgattgaattattaaAAAGTGTCacaaattatgaagcttgctagaatctttttgtatttttatctAATTGAAAAGATGTGAATTTAAACTAATGGAATTGGTGTAGTTGATTAATGACTAATAATTAGCGATTGCAAGAAAACTTGATTACTAACATTAATGAGAAAAAGGGTTCACatccggtttcggtaattgccaacctagggtttctacaagttttagattcAACTCATTTGTATaatgattaacggatttagtgtaccgtgacttaggtgccaataactatcaatgtttcgaaaaacggacaagaatgcactttgtaatcaacacaagtaaaacctaaccatgacaacgcataactacacataaccatttcgcaaagtcataactttataatcgttcgacaatttacgaatacgaaacaaatgtaaactattgtcaatggtttcaaaaatcaacaCAATTTGTCACAAAGTTGAAACAATAgacaattcaaaaccctaaattaaacaactaccaacaccggggtgaaaccaagGTGATTAGCTGCTCATGGTGGAAGGAACTCGATCACTGGATGCTTTAGACTTGATTGAGATCATCTTGAAACTTGAGAGATGATGAAATGATGAGGTGTAGGGTTTGTAATGGTGAAAGGTTCAATGGATATGGATGAATGAATACTAGGGTTTAATGGAATGATTGGTGAGTGATGATGATGCTTCTTGATGATTCGGTTCAAGCTTAGTGTTAGAGATGGAATGGAAGTGAAGTGGTAGGTCAGAATGGCTCCAAGGATTACTTTCAAACTCCAATGAGTGTGTAACTTACGAATTGAATGCCCTCCGAGCCAATCAAAATCGTTCTTATCCCAAAGATTTCCAACAATCGCGTAACCACAAACCGCTGCCCGTCGCCAACGGCTtggggcccgtcggcgacggcatcCCAAAAGCTGATTTTCGTCCGACGGCCTATTCGGCTGTTTATGGGCAGATGGTGACGACGGGCATTTCTAGAGCCCGTCCGGGACGGCCTCAAACCCGTCGGCGACAGCCTCTCTAGCACCATTTCTTCGTTTTTTCCGTTTTGAACTCCTGTTTGATCCGTAACACGTCCCGTTTGTCCGTTTTTCCTCCCGGTAGCTCGTAAAGCTCCCAAAACGCaccttaaacttcattaaacctgtgaaacacaaatctaattaaaagtaggctattcacgATTAAAACTTATGTAAAAACATTAAGTTACACAATTACGAaaaccggttttcaaccacgtatcacatccccacacttgtcttttgcttgccctcaagcaaatatgtttttcactttcacgtgggtcgaacaaagaATACATtccccattcccgagacgaaggttaaggtcaattgtcatactaaagttcaaacatttttacagttttcaacatatttaacggtcaagtgaataatcacatataacaATGGTTATCCAATATTAACCCGCCCGCAAAACCGACAATTCATGCacacccctcacaatgttctctccactcggtttatAAATTGGCAAATTTtcataatgtattagcacttcaaagaATAATCACTCAAAActgattagaacacgtacccgcataggcttgcaactcaatcattctccaccaccgatcacgaatactaagcacaagtcataaggtctttgtatgggttgtaacggggctaggctaagggtagaaaataggatattttaaagcggctaaggtgatgaaaattcgatttttattacaaataaCTACTCTAAACAAAACTCAACTATAAACATCAATTTCAAGGCAACAACTTtagccttttattcaacaactactaaatttttttataagttaaaatttagAACGCGAAACTGTTAACGGTCCTACCACCCCCAAaaagtcgtgtattgtcctcaatgcacatAACAAAGTCAAAAACATACCTTACGTCTTCATGACTCGTTCGGAATGTccggacttcacacaatcaaaaGGGGTTAGTGTGAAACGAAAACGATTATATCCAAATCActcaaacaattaaataaattatACATAACTCTACACAAAATGTTACCGGTCCTTTTTAGTCGACCTCATATGAGATGCTTACCACGAAGCTTACCGATTCCTTGTTTTCATCCACCTTTTCATTACCATCGAGGAACGATTTTAGCCGATGACCATTGACCGTTTGCCGTGAcccatccttcgggtcctcgatGGTAATATCACCCAATTATCCGACCCGGGTGATCACATAGGGTCCCAACCATTTGCTTCGGAGCTTTCCGGGGAAAAACTTGATCTTCGAGTTGTAGAGCCATACCTTTTGCCCAATCTCAAACTCTTTCTTcctcaacttggcatcatgcgcCTTCTTCATCCCATCCTTGTACTTAGACGCGCATTCATATGCCATTTCCCTTAGCTCCTCCAACTCGCATAACTTAAGTTTCCgttccttacctgcatcatcatatttAACATTGACTTCTTTAATAGCCCATAATGATTTatgcacaagttcaaccggtaaatgaCAATTTTTATCGTAgaccaaccggtaaggtgtagtgccaatgggtgtcttatgtgtcgtacggtaggcccataaagcatcattcaacttGATTGACTGATGTATAAGAATTTATACATCTTTTAAACGTCAAATACGCCCCGTTTATGCGAaaactctttgtattttcattgattttggtactcatttgagttgtttgtgaaaatacaaGTCCGGGCTTCGGCCCGGTGATGAAACGGAAGCTTTTGGAGCAAAATGGAGCTAAAATGGTGCATTCCAGCAAACTGCCAGatatggcactaccgtgccaaacagtggcacgaccgtgccaagccCTCCGACATCGGCACTCTCAGCCAGCACTAGCATCTATCAGCCAAATCGTCAAAATTCAGGGGAGCACTACCGTGCCAAacagtggcacgaccgtgccaggcCAAAATCAACTCCTGATCAGCTTGTTTTCGAGAACGATGTGACTGTTACCGAGCACTACCGGCTCGCACGACCAGAGCATCTCTgagcacggtcgtgcgacctcgGGAACATTTGAGCGGGATTTTTCCAGAAATGGTAGCAAACAAGATTGACAGACGAAAAGTGACTCTGACACTTGccaagcacgaccgtgccaaaaggTGGCATGGTAGTGCCAAACGCCCAGCAGTTTAAATACGAGTTTCTAGCTCATTTGCAAGGGAGTTGGAGCATTTTGGTGACTTTTTCTCTCAAGAATCTGGTCTTGGAAGCTTGTTGGAGCCAAGAGGGAGCCTTGAAGAGGATTAAATCACTTGAATATCTACTCAAACACCATTTAATTCTTGTCTTTAACTTGGTTAGCTTACTACATTATGAacaatttatgtttatttgtgCTTGATTTGGTAGTCATGAGCCTTATGGGCTAAACACTTGTGTTGTCTAAACTATGTTGAAGCTTATGAACATATGATAATATGGAAGTAgatgtgatgattgttcttgttaaTCTTCATGTTGTCACTTAGTCTTGTTCTTGGAATTCATATGCATGCTTAAAgttcttgttcttgaatgtttgctcataagtatttacatgttgtgttggaaagcccatgtagagattatgattattgaatcttgttaacttgttagtatgattcatagcatgaaactaggaatggtgagtgctaatgtgatatgaaaaatgatttgagcttgtgtgtgaattcttgcatctagatttggaaagatcaaaagtatgtttatatgaattctatagtttgtgttcatgttttgttgatgatTTAGGCCAAAGTTGTTAGCTAGCATGACCATGCTTGTGGTTCATATCAAGAACATGATGATAGTGCCAACTACTTGAAACCAAGTTAGGGTGATTAGTGTGTTTCTCATATTAGTTTTCCCTAATTTGTAGAGTTAGGAGTTTTGACAAACAAATAACTCATGATTAAAGATTAACATCAACTTAGCAAGTGAGCTTAAAAGAATAATTTTTAGGTGATTAGAATGTTAATTCATTTTTAGTTTTCCTAAGAATTATAGATTAGGAAGCCTTGATTGGGGACTTGGTTAAATCTAGAACTTGCATCATCACAAATCTTCCACCTTGTTGTCATATGTTTGTTAGTGGAAACTTAGTTTAGGCAACCTTTTCTTAGATATTGTTCTTGTTAGAATTtttagtagtttatttatttgCATGCTAAGTTAGAAAAAAAATTCAACCCAAAcatttgaaaaggctttaaagtagcaaaagtttagtatcgagacaccgcatccacggattgatatccggttcttaccgattagctatattaccacccgacgggtacacttgcccttttgtGTGTGTAGTTAGTTTTTAGGTGAAAACccatttttaaaactaaatttgtgtgaagaaaaacttaattaaaaatatatataattcacacacatcaagtttttggcgccattgccggggaTGCGGTCTTCTTGAAAATGATTCGAGTTACTTATTTAGCCATTGTGAAAAGTGTACAAAGTTTTTGTCTACTTGTTTTATTTGGCTTTGCttgattatttgaaaaaaaaaagaatatgatTATTTGCtagttgtttttgtttttgtatatattttgtgCATTGTGCTCCTTATTCCCTACAGGTCGTGCATGTCCTCAACCCCCGCTGCTGATATCGTTGAGCCTTCATCGGAGCCGGAGCGCGATCTTCACCGGAGACTGCGGGAGCGGTTTCGCGTGGTAGCCGAGACGATTGAGACAGACGCGGCGGACGACGACACCTTCTACGAGGTTCGGGTAGACATGGCGGACGCGGAAGAGAATAGGATCTTGAATGAAATTGTAAAACCGTCACTCGATGGTTTGCCTGCGAGCATCAATGCACCGACAATCGACAATAATAATTTCGAGATCAAGGCTGGCACCATATCGATGTTGCAGAATGCGGTGCAGTTTTATGGCAAGGATCACGAGGATCCTAGTGTTCACATCGAGGGGTTTCTAGAGGTTTGTGCCACATTTAGGATTCGTGATGCATCACCGGATGCTATCCGCCTTTGGCTCTTTCCGTTTTCCTTACGGGATGGAGCCAAGGAGTGGCTTCTTTCACTTCCAGCTGGATCTATCACTACATGGAATCAATTAGCTGAGAAGTTCCTTCAGAAATATTTCCCTCCAGAGAAAACTGTTCGGTTGAGAACCAAGATTCTGAACTTTCGTCAGGACGAGGACGAGTCCCTTTACGAGGCATGGGAGCGGTTTAAAGAGCTTATGAGAAAGGTCCCACATCACGGGTTGCCCAAGTGACAACAGTGTCAGATCTTCTACCATGGTTTGGACAGTCAGGGACAGATGATGGTTGATACATACTCGGGTGGTGATATCGGCACGAAAAATGCCACCGAGGCATTTGAGATTCTTGAAAAGTGTGCCGTGAAAAACCGGATGCAACAGCCCCCGAGGGGAAAGAGTTCTCGGCAGGGAGTTCATCATGTGGACGACTACACAGCCATGACAGCACGTATGGATGCCTTATCTTCGAAATTTGATCGAGTGATGGAAATGCACTCGAGAGGTTCTTCGAGTGGGGGAGCATATCAGGTAGGTGATTTTCCGACGGGAGAGATGTCACACGAGCATGTTGATTTCATGGGAAACCAATACCGTCCTCAAAACAATCCCTACAGCAATACTTATAATCCAGGGTGGAAGAATCATCCAAACTTTAGTTGGAAGCCCGATGCTTCTAACCAGCATCCACCCGGATTTGCTCCACGTCCCACAGCTCCGACCCATGGAGCATATGGTCCACCTCGTCCTCAGCAGACGCCTCCTTCTAGTGATCCTAGTGTGCATGATATGCTTAGTCAAATCTTAGCTGGTCAAAACACTCAAAAAGCGGAGAATGAGAAGCGTTTTAGGGAGTATGACGGTCGTTTCACGAGGCACGAGAGTGAGTTGAGAAGACAAAAGGCTTCCATGCAGGCCATTGAGAACCAAGTTGGCCAGATTGCCAAGATGTTGTCTGAGAGACAACAGGGGGGCCTTCCGAGCAACACAGAGCCAAATCCAAATGCTACAGCAAAGGCCATCACGTTGAGAAGCGGCAAGACCGCTCAGCCCATCCCTCCGGCTGTTTCAGAAAAGCCAGTCGATGACGAGGAGGTTGATGAGGAGATTGAGGCTGAGTCTCCGGGTGAGGTGCAACAGAGGCGagtcccagcaagtaccgcacgacCCAAGGAACCAGTGAGAGAGTATGTCCCTCCCATTCCATATCCAGGGAGGTTgaagaagcagaaaatggaagaACACTATGGTAAATTCCTCGAGCTTTTTAAGCAACTTCATATAAATTTACCATTTGTCGAGGCACTTGCTCAAATGCCTAAGTATGCCAAGTTTCTGAAGGATATCCTATCCAACAAAAAGAAACTTGAGGAGCTTTCGCAAGTGACCTTGAATGAAGAGTGTTCAGCGGTTCttcagaacaaactaccgaagaAGATGAATGATCCTGGGAGTTTCACTATCCCGTGTTTGATCGGTAGTTTGTCGGTCAGCAATGCGTTGGCTGATCTTGGAGCTAGCATAAACCTCATGCCATATGCGGTTTTGCTAAGCTAGACTTGGGAGAGCCCAAGCCGACTCGTATGAGCATTCAGCTAGCCGACCGTTCAGTGAAGTACCCTCGAGGCATAGTTGAGAATATGCTGGTgattgaccaatccttacggtctgcccgcacggtcttttgcaaaatctctttGATTTGCCGGTTTGACACCTCtacttgcccgcttgtttgcgggtgatatgGGGTAGCAATTCTGtggtcaacaccaaaccgtttTAAGAGTTTTCCAAACCGAAAGtttttaaaatgagatcctcCGTCAGttatgatgacacgaggaatcccaaaccttgaaAAAATATTGGTTTGAACAAAATCACAAACTacggaatggtcgtttgtcttggtggctatAGCTTCGACCCACTTGGACATGtagtcaacggccaccaagataGACAAACTGCCATAagaattggggaatgggcccatgaaatcaataccccacACATCGAAAATGTCGACTACgaggattggttgcatgggcatctcatccctttttgaaaTACCCCCTAATTTCTGGCACTCTATACAATTCTTGGAAAACTCAAATGCATCTTTAAAAATAGTTGGCCAATAAAGGCCACTGTTCAACACTTTgtgacccgttttgtgaccactaaaatggccaCCACATGCAAACGAATGTAGGTGCTTCAACACGCTTGGAATCTCCTCATCATCAATGCATCTCCAAATCACTTGGTCCGCACACTCTTTCCACAAGTGCGGTTCCTCCAACCGGTAGTACTTAATTTGAGACATGAAATGTTGCATCCTCCGTCTATCCCAATGTGGTGGTAAGTCATATGTAACAAGATAATTCACAATGTTAGCATACCACGGTAACTTATCTAATTTCATAGTGTGCTCATCGGGAAAAGACTCATTAATCTCTAAAGATTTAGGATCTTCCTCAACCATCAACCGGGACAAAtggtccccggcaacggcgccaaaatttgatcggagtgtcgcgctccggtcaaagataatatttataaaccCTATTTACCCTAacaatagctagtggtagcaggGGGTCGAACCatgaagagtatgtggtttgcgagtggattcgattgaattattaaAAAGTGTCACAAATTATAAAGCTTGCTagaatctttttgtatttttatttaattgaaaagatgTGAATTTAAACTAATGGAATCGGTGTAGTTGATAAATGACTAATAATTAGCGATTGCATGACTAATAATTAGCGATTGCAAGAAAACTTGATTACTAACAATAATGAGAAAAAGGTTCACATCCGATTTCGGTAATTGccaacctagggtttctacaagttttagattcaactcaattgtataatgattaacggatttagtgtatcgtgacttaggtgccaataactatcaacgtttcgaaaaacggacaagaatgcactttgtaatcaacacaagtaaaacctaaccatgacaacgcataactacacataaccatttcgcaaagtcgtAACTTTATAAttgttcgacaatttacgaatacgaaacaaatgtaaactattgtcaatggtttcaaaaatGAACACAATTTGTCACAAAGTTGAATCAATAgacaattcaaaaccctaaattaaacaactacctacaccggggtgaaactaaggtgattagccgctcatggtggaAGGAACTCGATCACCGAATGCTTGTGACTTGATTGAGATCATCTTGAAACTTGAGAGATGATGAAATGATGAGGTGTAGGGTTTGTAATGGTGAAAGGTTCAATGGATATGGATGAATGAATATTAGGGTTTAATGGAATGATTGGTGAGTGATGATgatgttagtgcatatgtctattgacttcgtcttgtatcgagtcttgcactagatatgttagatcgaGTCACGTAGTTCAGGAAAATAGGGTTTTaatgttgatttcccacgaaatgacgaaatgttgatttcccacgaaatgacaaaatgttgatttcccacgaaatgaacattgcactttcgtggggaatcagaaacactataaataggctagTGATCATGTCATTTGGTGGGGAATCAGTATATtgtaccgaggtgctgccaaatTGTCTCCAGCCATTGTAACGTCAAGTTAATCAATAAAAGAGACTTGTAAAGTGTATAACAAGCTGAACGAAGATCAAATCTttgtattccgcctctgattcgatCTGAGAattcttctgaacgactcgttcgggtcacaaaacgatcctacaagtggtatcagagcaggagctcgattgcactgatcaaacacatagattcgtaccagatttcattgttttcagatccgaatttcatcatttcttcatcttctactcattctttcatgTTTTTCACTgattttcgtcaaattgaacgggtttttacggtcGAAAATTCATGATTTTtaatatgttgtgcgaaaacacctaatctataaccctaccaagtttcagatcctaattcctagccgtttaggagaaatcgaaggTTTTTGGTCCGATATCAAGTGACATCagcctgattccgctcgaaaatactgattccgcttgagatatacctgattccgctcgaaaaatcgctgattccgcttgaaaaatcgATGTTTCTGCTTGAAAAAGTCTAATTCCGTTCGAAAAAAACCTGATACCGCTCGAAATCGTCGGTGTTAGTTCAAACGGaatcagattccgctccaaaatcgttgatttcgcttgaaattacttactgatttcgcttgaaattgaacgtagtgattccgcttgaacattaATGTTTGATTTCGCTTGAGCGTTATTACGTTTGACAGCTATTCCGCGTGAAACATATCATCGAACAGTGTGTTTTGACTGAATAATACTTACCGGTCCAATAATATTGAAACTAGCTTTGATCTTGTCGGCCATTAGCTTAAATGAATCAGGAGTGCATGTGAATTCGATTCCTAACTGCCGTTAAAAAAAGGGAGTGCATGTGAAGTCATTAATTGTGTGATTGTTTCAAACATCGATTGAAAGGCCCATGTGTGATTTGTGTTAGATCATTAAGTGTATCATGTGAATATTAAAAACTGTTTAGCCCAAGATATATTGATCTGATCGAGAAAACAAGAGGTTCAATTAAATTGGTTCATTTGATTTGACGGCCCAAGCACAACTATCGTGAATCAACTGATCCTATTATTAATGCGTTGTCGGCCCATGTGTGTGTACTGAAAAGTAAAAACAAGTCAAATATTATTTGTTTGAATTGTAACTGAGACTTGCATGTTTGTTGGCCCCATAAGATCGTTAGTTCAGTTTGAAGGCCCAATTATATTTCGATTAATTTTTGAAGTTGTCAGACATAATTGATTGATCCATGTGTTTTTGTTGTTGGTTTAGTGGAATTTAAGGTCCAATACAAAGTAAATTTTTGTTGAAGGTTTTTGGCCCAATCACTTTATTCACAATTAATTGAAGGCCCAATCAGTGATCCAAACATTAACTCATTAATATCACTATTATGGAGGTTCATTAATTCAAGTTGTTTAGATCTGATATTGTGGTTTTGGTGACTTAGGGTTGATTCAGATTGTTTAAGATTTGTGTAATCAGTTCATACGAGGTGTAGTTTGTTAGATTGTGTGAATTTTCGTATCATTCGAAAATCTATCTTGGTAAATCTTTTATTACTGAAACATGGGTTCTGAGATTTATATTGCACTGAACAAGTTTGATAGTTTTACAGGAATCAAGGAAGAAGAGAGCAATCGGAGAGAACACACAGTCCATTTCTTTAAGAACAAGTTCATCATCTACATCAAGAACTCTCCGATTACGTCACGTTGATTAGATTACGAGTGTGTAGTGTGTAGATCGATTCGAAACTCTATCCGGTTGTCGTCGTTACGTAATACAATGTTGTTTAATTACGTCTTCGCGCACGATTACGGTTCGATTTAACGGATTCCGCACATTAAATCGAATTCATCGCAGATCTAGTGATCGTTTACGATCCGATCCTGTACTCACAGATGATGCTTCTTGATGCTTCGGTTCAAGCTTAGTGTTAGAGATGGAATGGAAGTGAAGTGGTAGGTGAGAATGGCTCCAAGGATTACTTTCAAACTCCAATGAGTGTGTAACTTACGAATTGAATGCCCTCCGAGCCAATCAAAATCGTTCTTATCCCAAAGATCTCCAAAAATCGCGTAACCACAAACCGCTGCCCGTCACCGACGGCTtggggcccgtcggcgacggcctcccaaAAGCTGATTTTCGTCCGACGGCCTATTCGGCTGTTTACGGGCACATGGTGACGACGGGCATTTCTAGAGCCCGTCCGGGACGGCCTCTCTAGCACCATTTCTTCGTTTTTTCCGTTTTGAACTCCCGTTTGTCCGTTTTTCCTCCCGGTAGCTCGTAAAGCTCCCAAAACGCaccttaaacttcattaaacctgtgaaacacaaatctaattaaaagtaggctattcacgATTAAAACTTATGTAAAAACATTTAGTTACACAAttacgaacaccggttttcaaccacatATCACTTGATAGGCTGCCAATGCCTTAGCCGCACGTGTGTTGATCAGGTTTGTCAGCTCGGCCTGAGTCATCGCAATGTGTCCACGTCCATGacctcgtccactcatggttctatatgAGAAAAGGGAAAAGCTTAAGAGTCGAGATAAAGTAGGAGTCAAGGCTCACGAAGACTTCTACAGACTACTAAGTTTACATCAAacaacagagcggaacccctttcacactcgttaaggctcactgggactcacatgcacccctcattattattatgtgtgcacccataataacaatgcgatttgcatgtttatctcagctcCCCCTAACTTATGCTAAAAGGTTCCTCAAATCCGAGCAGCAAGACACAAGACACCACAAAACGTAAACCACGAAAGTCTAACGAGATATCACACTATGACTCTATCAACCACATAACTTAGGCAAATACACGTGAGTTCAGTCTATTATGCTAAGTGTGAAATCACGTGCAACATAAGGCATTAGTGTACCCTAGACATGCTATGCAATAAGTAaacgaaagacgaaccttgcaatatggagctgagtgtcatggtcgattttcgaagctgttcggttatagtctggttttatagaAACGTTttaaacctagttcactataaccagtggctctgataccaaactgtcacacccccaaaataccacatgcggaaacaccgcaggacgtgtgacgtaccatgatccaagccaccaatcacattgaacaataAATAATATTTAAGCAAAACATACCATTCATTTCATAATATAATTCCAAGTCATAAGTTAAAACCAAAGTAAACGTTCAGTGGAAGCATAATATAAATTGttaatcaattgtttcaaaataaGTGTTCAAAACCAACAAGACAAGTATCCAagagtctcgacccatgaccactccggcactcccagatagcaagtccatatcCAATAATCTAacaacctgcaagcatgcagacaagtgtgtcagacgacgctggtgagttcaactttgttaacacgttttagttaccagatataagTATAAAACAATtcaatgatttgatgttgttaataactcgattaccgcagatggctccagattatttgccctaTTCCCCAAAGCCTCTATCAAAGCGATGGTCAAGATTggggtcattagttcactcccgacctcCTCGGTgtggtgtgagggtgccaaacctaaataacgctattaactaataccccgttgccttCCCGACAACAATCGGTAgaagggacttaagtgatagatatgagtgtattaaccaacatcccaataacccgacattcctccccggaacgtttaccagatgtccctccctgggacgcatgcttggaaaaagagcagtgaactcaccctggtttgctcggtatgattagttACTTGTTCACACCTAAACAGTCACACCCTATGGTATTcatgtatacataatcagtttacaTTTGCATGGTTCACGTTTAAGTTATAATCATAGTGTGCATACAAGCAACATAGTAGTTATTCAAACTCATACAATTCCTCAATTCACAGGTATGTTTCACAATGGTATATAACAGTTAAGTGTACTACTCCTGACAACCACACCATGTTTCCTCAGTCAATATCTATATCCTTAACAGGCTATGATAGGGTTTCATCAACAAAGTCCCACATTTTTTTACAAGTACAATCCACTGTCTGCTGTGAACCAATGATGAAATGCCAAGTGTTTCGTCGGCAAGAGGGTGACGAAATACCAAGTGTTTCATCGGCATGGTGAGTGACGAAACATCAAGTGTTTCGTCGTCAGGGTAGTTTCGTCACATTGTCAGTTTGCCTTGCACACACAGAAACCCTAACTGCCACTGTTCTATTCATGTCGAAACGATTAATTGAAACCATCACTTAATCATTCCCATTATCAATTAATCATGGACACACATCATTCATAACCCAGTTTCTCATCCCGCATTTAGATCACAATAACAGTTGCTTTGTACCCTCAGATCATCAACAGTTTAAACATATTAGTTCTAGACCTACCCTTCTATGGTTACAAATGCAATTCTACTCAAGATCTTATGACTCTAACACACTAACACATAACCATACAATTAGCATAAAAGAGAATCACGACGAGTAACGATCGAGACATACTAACCGTGTGAATAAGATCGGAGATCAAGACGATCAGGAAAATCAAGGGTTGTCGTCGGTTTGcagagagagagttctagggtttcgcCAGTTGTGATCTTACGTAGAGTTTTGCGAATATGAGGTATATATATCTGATTTGTGCATGGGCCTCAC encodes the following:
- the LOC110913604 gene encoding uncharacterized protein LOC110913604, giving the protein MVDTYSGGDIGTKNATEAFEILEKCAVKNRMQQPPRGKSSRQGVHHVDDYTAMTARMDALSSKFDRVMEMHSRGSSSGGAYQVGDFPTGEMSHEHVDFMGNQYRPQNNPYSNTYNPGWKNHPNFSWKPDASNQHPPGFAPRPTAPTHGAYGPPRPQQTPPSSDPSVHDMLSQILAGQNTQKAENEKRFREYDGRFTRHESELRRQKASMQAIENQVGQIAKMLSERQQGGLPSNTEPNPNATAKAITLRSGKTAQPIPPAVSEKPVDDEEVDEEIEAESPGEVQQRRVPASTARPKEPVREYVPPIPYPGRLKKQKMEEHYGKFLELFKQLHINLPFVEALAQMPKYAKFLKDILSNKKKLEELSQVTLNEECSAVLQNKLPKKMNDPGSFTIPCLIGSLSVSNALADLGASINLMPYAVLLS